In Halopelagius inordinatus, a single genomic region encodes these proteins:
- a CDS encoding ribonucleotide-diphosphate reductase subunit beta, which produces MPATTATPTPTEATAETTTPASPAWRTRRARRVSDAPTDAPQADDRRHQRQMPILNHDAEHDPNKILPIDYDWAREYYRDGVANNWVPEEIPMQEDVSQWNGDELTDSERRLVEWNLGFFSTAESLTANNIVLALYEYVTAPECRQYLLRQAYEEAIHTDTFIYCCDSLGFDPEYVYGMYDRVPSIAEKDEFVVDLTRNLEDADFEVEDTEDVRDLLRDLVGFYVVMEGVFFYAGFAMMLALKRQNKMVGIGQQFEYIMRDESLHVGFGVDLVNQIRTENPDAWTDEFGEEVRGLIEDAVELEQIYAREACPDDVLGMSPDQFAEYVEHVADRRLGQLDLDPSYGTDNPFPWMSEAVDLNKEKNFFETQVTEYQSGGTLDW; this is translated from the coding sequence ATACCGGCGACGACGGCGACACCGACGCCAACGGAGGCGACGGCGGAGACGACGACTCCGGCCTCGCCCGCGTGGAGGACCCGACGTGCGAGGCGTGTCAGTGACGCCCCGACGGACGCACCGCAAGCAGACGACCGACGACACCAAAGACAGATGCCGATACTGAACCACGACGCGGAACACGACCCGAACAAGATACTCCCGATAGATTACGACTGGGCGCGCGAGTACTACCGCGACGGCGTCGCCAACAACTGGGTCCCGGAGGAGATTCCGATGCAGGAAGACGTCTCTCAGTGGAACGGCGACGAACTCACCGACTCCGAACGGCGACTCGTCGAGTGGAACCTCGGGTTCTTCTCGACCGCGGAGTCGCTGACGGCGAACAACATCGTCCTCGCCCTCTACGAGTACGTCACCGCGCCGGAGTGCCGCCAGTATCTCCTCCGGCAGGCGTACGAGGAGGCCATCCACACGGACACGTTCATCTACTGCTGTGACTCGCTCGGTTTCGACCCCGAGTACGTGTACGGCATGTACGACCGGGTACCCTCCATCGCGGAGAAAGACGAGTTCGTCGTGGACCTCACGCGGAACCTCGAAGACGCCGACTTCGAGGTCGAAGACACGGAGGACGTTCGTGACCTCCTACGCGATTTAGTCGGGTTCTACGTCGTCATGGAGGGGGTGTTCTTCTACGCCGGGTTCGCGATGATGCTCGCGTTGAAGCGCCAAAACAAGATGGTCGGTATCGGCCAGCAGTTCGAGTACATCATGCGCGACGAGTCGCTTCACGTGGGGTTCGGCGTGGACCTCGTGAACCAGATTCGCACGGAGAACCCCGACGCGTGGACAGACGAGTTCGGCGAGGAGGTGCGCGGCCTGATAGAGGACGCGGTGGAACTCGAACAGATATACGCCCGCGAGGCCTGTCCCGACGACGTTCTCGGCATGAGTCCCGACCAGTTCGCCGAGTACGTCGAACACGTCGCCGACCGCAGACTCGGCCAGTTGGACCTCGACCCCAGTTACGGGACCGACAACCCGTTCCCGTGGATGAGCGAGGCGGTGGACCTGAACAAAGAGAAGAACTTCTTCGAGACGCAGGTGACCGAGTACCAAAGCGGCGGGACGCTGGACTGGTAA